A portion of the Anabas testudineus chromosome 22, fAnaTes1.2, whole genome shotgun sequence genome contains these proteins:
- the odf2a gene encoding outer dense fiber protein 2: MRKAMRTRSSSPPVHVHVSDTTPIHVHVKSHRTSPNRTPQGKTKVDRGNLRPTATVKARVPWIPPGKASVRDASYKWEGPTHRLEITPPLLEAEPEHSHSVLRLADLTEEEERLHGRINQYERKVDSLLSEVSSLKNEVERQKKEQLLEHQSEQLSVSQRVIAEQEEELAEVTKELKETERENTLLRQSMEKMLEDTDYNRQDSMQQDKDALLRKLMEAEVDSTAAAKQVSALQESVSKLCVASGSRLSGCESSLLTRQKELLLQKLDTFEATSRTLRHLLKEQHCSEMELIRLSEQKDGLLKRLADTEAENAHLVVKLQEKDREVKQLAKLLDTEKDNARSTADMSKSLESTRAHLQGQLRSKEAENNRLSVQIKNLERAANQQKVEMDHLEEQLTRLKEQGCADREALKRATRAQKQRAERSEDTVGQLSIQMLDMEKQVTDALSAAETWQSRFSQEVKDKSKLEIELSLLNSRIAELTEQLQRTEDKGRVERESLLDHLHGLTTESTAAKLENQSLKTTLSAVEEKLALSQSELQQVKASIKQYESLLDSYKVQMGKTRAEADEYGTRLAQAEHEAQAVREELEKEVEEVRRELLGRLAELEPLPEALQHSKRQLQEAQDKERSLERGHMELSTTLTDLRLKVETQGNQMELFKQRNKVLLDENRQLQQRVDSLERKLEESSNQNSDLLAVIAKREETIHSNQLGLEEKTKECSLLNRKLEEALDDARQQMAETRERASTKERSTQSKILDLETQLSRTTSEINQLQRKKDEMERRYQSRLQDVKDRLEQSDSTNRSLQNYVQFLKASHTNVFGDMALSS, from the exons ATG AGGAAAGCAATGAGAACTCGATCAAGTTCACCTCCTGTTCATGTGCATGTCAGCGACACAACACCAATCCATGTGCATGTGAAGAGCCATAGGACAAGTCCAAACAGAACTCCTCAG GGGAAGACCAAGGTGGACAGAGGAAACCTCCGTCCTACAGCCACAGTCAAAGCTCGAGTGCCATGGATTCCACCAGGAAAAGCCTCAGTACGTGATGCTTCATACAAGTGGGAG GGGCCAACGCACCGCCTTGAAATCACGCCTCCACTCCTCGAAGCAGAACCGGAACATTCTCATTCTGTGTTGCGATTGGCTGACctcacagaagaagaggaaaggctACATGGACGTATTAACCAGTATGAGAGGAAGGTTGACAGCCTACTGAGTGAAGTCAGTTCTCTGAAAAATGAG gtggaaCGGCAGAAGaaagagcagctgctggagcaTCAGTCAGAGCAGCTAAGTGTCTCTCAGCGAGTGATTGCAGAACAGGAGGAAGAGTTGGCTGAGGTGACCAAGGAGCTGAAAGAGACGGAGCGGGAGAACACACTATTACGGCAATCCATGGAGAAGATGCTGGAGGATACAGACTACAACAG GCAAGACAGTATGCAACAGGACAAAGATGCTCTGCTCAGGAAACTGATGGAGGCTGAGGTAGATAGTACAGCAGCTGCCAAGCAAGTCTCAGCCCTGCAAGAGTCTGTTTCCAAACTGTGTGTTGCTAGTGGCAGT AGGCTGTCTGGTTGTGAGTCTTCTCTCTTAACCCGTCAGAAGGAGCTGTTGCTGCAGAAACTAGACACATTTGAAGCCACAAGCCGAACACTTCGACACCTTCTCAAAGAGCAGCATTGTTCTGAG ATGGAGTTAATCAGACTGTCAGAGCAAAAAGACGGACTACTCAAGAGACTAGcagacacagaggcagaaaatgCT CACCTTGTGGTGAAACTtcaggagaaagacagagaggttAAACAACTTGCCAAACTGTTAGACACTGAGAAG GACAATGCCAGGAGCACAGCTGATATGTCCAAGAGTTTAGAGTCAACAAGAGCACATTTACAAGGACAGCTCCGCAGCAAAGAGGCTGAGAACAACCGGCTTAGTGTGCAGATAAAG AACCTGGAGCgagcagccaatcagcagaAGGTAGAGatggatcatctggaggagcagctgactAGGCTAAAGGAGCAGGGGTGTGCAGACCGAGAGGCTCTGAAGCGAGCCACTCGGGCCCAGAAACAGCGTGCTGAGCGCAGTGAGGACACTGTAGGCCAGCTTAGTATCCAGATGCTGGACATG gaGAAGCAGGTGACAGATGCTCTTTCAGCAGCTGAGACCTGGCAAAGTCGCTTTTCCCAAGAAGTGAAAGACAAGAGTAAACTGGAGATTGAACTGTCACTGTTAAACAG CCGTATAGCAGAGCTGACGGAACAGTTGCAGAGGACAGAGGATAAAggcagagtggagagagaaagccTGTTGGATCACCTGCATGGACTGACCACAGAAAGCACTGCTGCCAAACTGGAGAACCAGTCCCTGAAG ACTACATTATCTGCAGTGGAGGAGAAACTGGCCTTGTCCCAGTCAGAGCTTCAGCAGGTTAAAGCTTCTATCAAGCAATACGAAAGCCTGCTGGACAGCTATAAGGTTCAG ATGGGGAAAACTCGGGCTGAGGCAGATGAGTATGGAACACGACTGGCTCAGGCGGAGCACGAGGCCCAGGCAGTGCGGGAGGAACTGGAAAAGGAAGTAGAGGAAGTGCGCAGGGAGTTACTGGGGCGGCTAGCAGAGCTGGAGCCTCTTCCTGAAGCTTTACAACATTCCAAGCGGCAGCTGCAGGAGGCTCAGGACAAGGAGCGCAGCCTGGAGAGAGGCCACATGGAGCTCAGCACAACTCTGACAGATCTCCGCTTAAAG GTAGAGACCCAAGGCAACCAAATGGAACTCTTTAAACAAAGGAACAAGGTACTGCTGGATGAGAACAGACAGCTTCAGCAGCGAGTGGATAGTCTGGAAAG AAAGCTGGAGGAGTCTAGCAATCAGAACAGCGACCTGCTAGCAGTCATTGCCAAACGGGAAGAGACCATCCACAGTAATCAGCTGGgtctggaagaaaaaacaaaggaatGTTCCCTGCTCAACCGAAAACTGGAAGAGGCTTTGGATGATGCTCGCCAACAG ATGGCAGAGACCAGAGAACGTGCTTCCACCAAGGAACGCTCCACCCAGTCTAAGATATTGGACTTAGAAACCCAACTCAGCAGAACCACTTCAGAAATTAACCAGTTGCAACGCAAAAAAGATGAG ATGGAGCGACGATATCAGAGCCGACTGCAGGATGTGAAGGATCGCCTGGAGCAGTCAGATAGCACCAACCGAAGTCTGCAGAATTACGTTCAGTTCCTCAAAGCATCCCACACAAATGTATTTGGAGATATGGCTCTCAGCAGCTGA
- the scai gene encoding protein SCAI, whose protein sequence is MTGAETEDDIPLGERKTVTDFCYLLDKSKQLFNGLRDLPQYGHKQWQSYFGRTFDVYTKLWKFQQQHRQVLDSRYGLKRWQIGEVASKIGQLYYHYYLRTSETSYLNEAFSFYSAIRQRSYYFQVNKEDRPELVVKKLRYYARYIVVCLLLNKMDLVKVLVKELSEEIEDYTQRFNTEDQLEWNLVLQEVAAFVEADPVVVLNDNNSVVVTSNRLQEGSVPPLEQGMVVGQLALADALIIGNCNNQVKFSELTIDMFRMLQALEREPVNLATQTSKQGTLEPNEKPAKRENPHKYLLYKPTFSQLFTFLSASFKELPANSVLLVYLSATGVFPTGHSDYEGPYDFGGVLTNTNRDVVNGETVQKRNQAQKEMHCLHPGDLLPFTRKPLFVIVDSSNSTAYKNFTNLFGQPLVCLLSPTVYPKSVQDQSQRGSLFTLFLYSPLLAFSSICGLNSIRRGLWERAQEFLRKVFRDIGQMITRSRTIDQAFLQFFGDEFLRLLLIRFVFCSAALRLHKLFRESRSFPESYPELPKQDTVESTLLQKHILELATMLDVPSLFWDNAMESY, encoded by the exons AGACCTTCCTCAGTATGGACACAAGCAGTGGCAATCCTACTTTGGACGGACGTTTGATGTCTACACTAAGCTGTGGAaatttcagcagcagcacag GCAGGTTCTGGACAGTCGGTATGGCTTGAAGAGATGGCAGATTGGGGAAGTTGCTTCCAAAATTGGACAGCTTTACTACCACTACTA CCTTCGTACCTCAGAAACAAGTTACCTGAATGAGGCCTTTTCATTCTACTCAGCCATTCGTCAGCGATCCTACTATTTTCAGGTCAACAAAGAGGACAG gcCAGAATTAGTAGTTAAGAAGCTTCGATATTATGCTCGCTATATCGTGGTCTGTTTACTTCTCAACAAGATGGACCTAGTCAAAGTTTTGGTCAAG GAGTTATCTGAGGAAATTGAAGATTACACACAGCGATTCAACACAGAGGACCAATTGGAATGGAACCTAGTTCTACAGGAAGTGGCAGCCTTTGTGGAG GCAGACCCAGTGGTTGTTCTTAATGACAACAATTCGGTTGTTGTCACCAGTAATCGACTGCAGGAGGGAAGTGTGCCTCCACTGGAACAAGGCATGGTGGTGGGCCAGCTCGCTCTTGCAGATGCACTAATCATCGGCAACTGTAACAACCAG GTGAAGTTCAGTGAGTTAACCATTGATATGTTCCGCATGCTGCAAGCTTTGGAGAGGGAACCTGTGAATCTGGCTACACAGACCTCTAAACAAGGAACACTG GAACCTAATGAGAAGCCAGCTAAGCGAGAAAACCCTCACAAGTATTTGCTGTACAAGCCTACATTTAGCCAGCTTTTTactttcctgtctgcctcttttAAG GAATTGCCTGCCAATAGTGTTCTGCTTGTCTATCTATCAGCTACTGGAGTTTTCCCTACTGGACATTCAGATTATGAAG GACCATATGATTTTGGAGGTGTTCTCACAAATACAAATCGAGATGTGGTGAATGGAGAGACGGTGCAGAAGAGGAATCAGGCCCAGAAAGAAATGCACTG CCTTCATCCAGGAGATTTACTGCCTTTCACCAGAAAGCCACTTTTTGTCATTGTGGATTCTTCCAACAGCACAGCCTACAAG AATTTCACTAATCTCTTTGGCCAGCCTCTGGTGTGCCTACTGTCTCCCACAGTATATCCCAAAAGTGTACAAG ATCAGTCTCAGCGTGGGAGTCTCTTCACTCTGTTCCTCTACAGCCCCCTCTTGGCTTTCTCCTCCATCTGTGGATTAAACAGCATACGACGAGGACTGTGGGAGAGGGCTCAAGAATTTCTTCGCAAAGTCTTCCGTGACATTGGGCAGATGATAACTCGATCACGGACCATAG ATCAAGCCTTTTTGCAATTCTTTGGTGATGAGTTCCTTCGGCTGCTGCTGATCCGCTTTGTGTTCTGCTCAGCTGCACTGAGACTGCATAAACTGTTCCGG GAGTCCCGGAGTTTCCCAGAGTCATACCCTGAGCTCCCCAAACAGGACACAGTGGAGAGCACCCTTCTGCAGAAGCATATTTTGGAGTTGGCGACGATGCTGGACGTGCCAAGCCTGTTTTGGGACAATGCCATGGAATCCTACTAG